The stretch of DNA GGTTGGCGGCGGGGTTGAATCTTGAAGTTGCAGCGCCCGCCGAGGGGACCCGGCGCGAGCTGCTGGTCGCGGCGCTGGCGGCGGCTGGTCGGCATGTCGAACCCGCCGCCGCGGCCGACCTTGCCGCTTGGCTCCATGCCGACGCCCGCCGTGTGCTGGCGGTGGCGAGTGACCTGCAGCACCGCTTCGGCGGGCGCAAGCCGATCACTAAAGCCGAGGCCCGCTCGTACATCACTCAAGCCGCCGCCCAAGAAGCTTCGACGCCTCTGTCGGACATCGCCGCGGTAGTGGCTCGTTACTACGCGATGTCGCTCCGCACGCTCCGCAGCAGCTCGCGCAAGGCGCCGGTGGTGTTGGCCCGAGCGGTGACGATCTTCCTCGCCCGCCAACTGACGCCGCTCAGCTACGACGAGATCGGCCGTTACCTGGGGGGACGCGACCACACGACCGTGATGCACAACTTCCACCGCATCGACGACCGGCTGCCGAAGGACCGGGCGCTGCGTTCGGCGATCGATGATTTGCTGCGTCGGCTCGGCCGGGCGGAGATGTCGGCGTCGTGCGTCTCGAAAGGGGAGGCGTCGCCATGAACATCGGCGGGCTTCCGACACTTTCGGGAAAACTTGGCGCGCGTCCGTTGCGATGTCGGCGCTTGGTGTCGTTCGAGGCGGTCACTGGCCCTCATGGTTCTCACCGGGCGACAATCGCTCGCCACGTCACAACCAACTCGCTACAGCGGCGCGCCGAGTTTTGCACGACGTTGTCTTCGCCACTAACTCGTGTCGCAGCAGGCGTTTTTGGACGCGGAGTCCTACGCCACCGACGCTTTTGCTCGCCGCCTTACAACTACCACCATTCTTTTTAAAAACTTTTTGAAGGAACGGGGACGGGACGCACGAGCGTCCGCCTCGAAGTGCCTATGAAGATCACCTGTGACCGCGAGAAGCTCCTCAAGGCCTTCCAAGACGTGGCGGCGGTCGCCCCTGCACGCAGCCCCAAGCCGATCCTGCAGAACGTCAAGCTCGAAGTGAGCGACAACGGCTCGGCCACCTTCTTCGCGACCGACCTGGAAGTCTCCATCCGCCGCGAAGTCGAAGGCGTCGAGGTCGAGACGCCCGGTTCGGTGCTGCTGCCG from Botrimarina mediterranea encodes:
- a CDS encoding helix-turn-helix domain-containing protein, whose protein sequence is MPAARLETSRVTPLPLPGALSGRSGLPTRPAAAPDRSVYYAGPENSLVAAAVARLIAAAQTGNAVATPLTLIGPPGSGKSLLATGVAAAWSAAQGDDAVLSVTGLDLRRQLERALGAETERPGAVAELADHLAALKLLVVEDLDALAESAVAVELLTVTVDRLAAAGAALVVTASKPLGEIAGLDARIVGRLAAGLNLEVAAPAEGTRRELLVAALAAAGRHVEPAAAADLAAWLHADARRVLAVASDLQHRFGGRKPITKAEARSYITQAAAQEASTPLSDIAAVVARYYAMSLRTLRSSSRKAPVVLARAVTIFLARQLTPLSYDEIGRYLGGRDHTTVMHNFHRIDDRLPKDRALRSAIDDLLRRLGRAEMSASCVSKGEASP